A DNA window from Micromonospora sp. NBC_01739 contains the following coding sequences:
- a CDS encoding flavin reductase family protein: MTVHPHPLGAVSDSKALRRALAAFPTGVTVVTVGGPTPHAMTANSFTAVSLDPPLALVCVGRDAVMHGALTEAGRFGISVLAASQEPVARYFADRRRPLGREQFEFGQWQAGAQTGSPLLVGAVAHFECELWQAYDGGDHSIFVGRLVTLDRTDGEPLLFADGRFRRLEYERTGVTT, encoded by the coding sequence GTGACTGTCCATCCCCACCCCCTTGGCGCGGTGTCCGACTCCAAGGCACTGCGCCGGGCACTCGCTGCCTTCCCCACCGGTGTCACCGTCGTCACCGTCGGCGGCCCGACCCCGCACGCCATGACAGCCAACTCGTTCACCGCGGTCTCCCTCGACCCGCCGCTGGCCCTGGTCTGCGTCGGTCGGGACGCGGTGATGCACGGGGCGCTGACCGAGGCCGGGCGCTTCGGGATCTCGGTGCTCGCCGCCTCCCAGGAGCCGGTGGCCCGCTACTTCGCCGACCGGCGCCGGCCGCTGGGTCGGGAGCAGTTCGAGTTCGGCCAGTGGCAGGCCGGGGCCCAGACCGGGTCCCCGCTGCTGGTCGGCGCGGTAGCGCATTTCGAGTGCGAGCTGTGGCAGGCGTACGACGGCGGTGACCACAGCATCTTCGTCGGCCGGCTGGTGACGCTGGACCGGACCGACGGGGAGCCCCTGCTCTTCGCCGACGGCCGGTTCCGCCGGCTGGAGTACGAGCGCACCGGGGTGACGACGTGA
- a CDS encoding CRTAC1 family protein has translation MLRRLIPPVLVLVLVAGLFSVARLPSASAEERSKLASRFAFTELPIALPPGLPERTVRQVNPRYEHIRSWISSVGAGVALNDLDGRGGANDLCLVDPRSDAVIVTPAPESGATYAPFVLDPAPLPMGSAIAPMGCTPGDFNLDGRMDLLVYYWGRTPVLFMQRAGVTELTLAAYHPVELIPQLTSGPAYRGPLWNTNAVAVADFDGDGKPDIGIFNYFPDSQVLDPQGLPHVQMNHSMSHAHNAGGAHFLRWTGATTGDAPSVSYEEQKAGDPAYFTGWTLGAGSADLDGDLLPELYLANDFGQDRFFHNRSTPGQIRFALVEGRRTPITPKSLVLGHDSFKGMSIDFADLEGRGRFDAFVSNITESWGLEESNFLWYNTAETPEQAREMLNRGEAPYRNVAGRKNIAWVGWGWDTKMADFDNSGKLAVVQATGFVKGTINRFNWLQELAIANDLLLSDPYMWPKAEPGDDIAGENTLAFWVREDNGRYVDIGKELGLSPPIPTRGVAVGDTNGDGAQDFAVARQWGPPAFFRNDKPGDGNFLGLRLNRPTLSGDGTSPAYGAQVRITTADGRTQLAQLDGGGGHSGKRSFDVFFGLGDAGDRPVKAELCWRDLNGAMHKQTLDLTAGWHDLMLTSQAEELTKR, from the coding sequence ATCCTGCGCCGACTCATTCCACCCGTGCTCGTCCTGGTGCTGGTCGCCGGACTGTTCTCGGTGGCCCGCCTGCCTTCGGCATCGGCCGAGGAGCGCAGCAAGCTGGCCTCCCGGTTCGCGTTCACCGAACTCCCCATCGCGCTGCCGCCCGGCCTGCCGGAACGCACCGTGCGCCAGGTCAACCCCCGGTACGAGCACATCCGGTCCTGGATCTCGTCCGTCGGCGCCGGGGTGGCGCTCAACGACCTGGACGGCCGGGGCGGCGCGAACGACCTGTGCCTGGTCGACCCCCGCAGCGACGCGGTGATCGTCACCCCGGCACCGGAGAGCGGCGCCACCTACGCTCCCTTCGTGCTGGACCCGGCCCCGCTGCCGATGGGTTCCGCGATCGCCCCGATGGGCTGCACCCCCGGTGACTTCAACCTCGACGGTCGGATGGACCTGCTGGTCTACTACTGGGGCCGGACGCCGGTGCTGTTCATGCAGCGGGCCGGGGTTACCGAGCTGACCCTGGCGGCGTACCACCCGGTCGAGCTGATCCCCCAGCTGACCTCGGGGCCGGCCTACCGCGGCCCGCTGTGGAACACCAACGCCGTCGCGGTGGCCGACTTCGACGGTGACGGCAAGCCGGACATCGGGATCTTCAACTACTTCCCGGACAGCCAGGTGCTGGACCCGCAGGGTCTGCCGCACGTGCAGATGAACCACTCGATGTCGCACGCGCACAACGCCGGTGGTGCCCACTTCCTGCGCTGGACCGGCGCGACCACCGGTGATGCCCCCTCGGTGAGCTACGAGGAGCAGAAGGCCGGGGACCCCGCGTACTTCACCGGCTGGACCCTCGGTGCCGGCTCCGCTGACCTGGACGGCGACCTGCTGCCGGAGCTGTACCTGGCCAACGACTTCGGCCAGGACCGGTTCTTCCACAACCGGTCCACTCCGGGTCAGATCCGGTTCGCCCTGGTGGAGGGGCGCCGGACCCCGATCACCCCGAAGTCTCTGGTGCTCGGGCACGACTCCTTCAAGGGCATGTCGATCGACTTCGCCGACCTTGAGGGGCGGGGCCGCTTCGACGCCTTCGTCAGCAACATCACCGAGTCGTGGGGTCTGGAGGAGAGCAACTTCCTCTGGTACAACACCGCCGAGACGCCGGAGCAGGCCCGGGAAATGCTGAACCGGGGCGAGGCGCCGTACCGCAACGTGGCGGGGCGCAAGAACATCGCCTGGGTCGGCTGGGGCTGGGACACCAAGATGGCCGACTTCGACAACAGCGGCAAGCTGGCGGTCGTCCAGGCCACCGGCTTCGTGAAGGGCACCATCAACCGGTTCAACTGGTTGCAGGAGTTGGCGATCGCCAACGACCTGCTGCTCTCCGACCCGTACATGTGGCCCAAGGCCGAGCCGGGCGACGACATCGCCGGTGAGAACACCCTCGCCTTCTGGGTACGCGAGGACAACGGCCGGTACGTCGACATCGGCAAGGAACTCGGCCTGTCCCCGCCCATCCCCACCCGTGGGGTGGCGGTCGGCGACACCAACGGTGACGGCGCGCAGGACTTCGCTGTGGCCCGCCAGTGGGGTCCGCCCGCCTTCTTCCGCAACGACAAGCCCGGCGACGGCAACTTCCTGGGGCTGCGGCTGAACCGCCCGACCCTCTCCGGCGACGGGACCTCCCCGGCGTACGGCGCCCAGGTGCGGATCACCACCGCCGACGGCCGTACCCAGCTCGCCCAGTTGGACGGCGGCGGCGGTCACTCCGGCAAGCGCAGCTTCGACGTGTTCTTCGGGCTGGGCGACGCCGGTGACCGGCCGGTCAAGGCGGAGCTGTGCTGGCGTGACCTCAACGGCGCCATGCACAAGCAGACCCTGGACCTGACCGCCGGGTGGCACGACCTCATGCTGACCAGTCAAGCCGAGGAGCTGACCAAGCGATGA
- a CDS encoding enediyne biosynthesis protein, protein MTDVKRPEAGRDLSVDTPVTPPATAPQPAPATTQNAVPRVDPKDPRYLALRNFAISMSIFNILGYTVLGFEQPWLWPFLALAVGYGTEIIVEWVSARAYKRPAAYSGNGLWGMYTFLLPAHITALAANMLLYANDNFWPIAFAVVVAVGQKAVLQAPIKGRMRHYMNPSNFGITITLLAFSWVNIAPPYHFTENVPGVISILIPVIIVTAGTVLNAMLTKKVALIVGWLGAFVIQAVIRHFIWDVSLVAALVPMTGVAFVLFTNYMITDPGTTPSAPRMQFMFGASVGMVYGVLMVFNVVYTLFFAVTLVCLARGLFWWGKWLVERNRPPAENMTPVPPPAAVALPVAR, encoded by the coding sequence ATGACGGACGTCAAGCGACCGGAGGCGGGCAGGGACCTGTCCGTCGACACACCGGTCACCCCGCCCGCGACGGCACCGCAGCCGGCGCCCGCGACGACCCAGAACGCCGTACCTCGGGTGGACCCCAAGGACCCGCGTTACCTGGCGCTGCGCAACTTCGCCATCTCGATGTCGATCTTCAACATCCTGGGCTACACGGTGCTCGGCTTCGAGCAGCCCTGGCTGTGGCCGTTCCTGGCCCTGGCGGTCGGCTACGGCACCGAGATCATCGTAGAGTGGGTCTCGGCGCGGGCCTACAAGCGACCGGCCGCCTACAGCGGCAACGGCCTCTGGGGGATGTACACCTTCCTGCTGCCCGCGCACATCACCGCGCTGGCCGCGAACATGCTGCTGTACGCCAACGACAACTTCTGGCCCATCGCGTTCGCCGTGGTCGTGGCGGTCGGTCAGAAGGCGGTGCTGCAAGCGCCGATCAAGGGTCGGATGCGGCACTACATGAACCCGTCCAACTTCGGCATCACGATCACGCTGCTGGCCTTCTCCTGGGTCAACATCGCTCCGCCGTACCACTTCACGGAGAACGTCCCCGGGGTCATCAGCATCCTGATCCCGGTGATCATCGTGACGGCGGGCACGGTGCTCAACGCCATGCTCACCAAGAAGGTGGCGTTGATCGTCGGCTGGCTGGGTGCGTTCGTGATCCAGGCCGTGATCCGGCACTTCATCTGGGACGTGTCACTGGTCGCGGCGCTGGTGCCGATGACCGGGGTGGCCTTCGTCCTGTTCACCAACTACATGATCACCGACCCGGGTACCACCCCCTCGGCACCGCGGATGCAGTTCATGTTCGGTGCCAGCGTCGGCATGGTGTACGGCGTGCTGATGGTGTTCAACGTGGTCTACACGTTGTTCTTCGCGGTGACCCTGGTCTGCCTGGCCCGCGGTCTGTTCTGGTGGGGCAAGTGGCTGGTGGAGCGCAACCGGCCGCCGGCGGAGAACATGACTCCCGTACCGCCGCCCGCCGCGGTGGCGCTGCCGGTCGCCCGCTGA
- a CDS encoding cytochrome P450, translating into MGSRRTPPGPPRSAALRMLMVMARDRLGMMTSAAQEYGDAARLPVGPKSLYFFNHPDHAKHVLADNAANYHKGIGLVHARRALGDGLLTSEGELWRKQRKVIQPAFQSRRIADQAGAVAEEAAALVERLRRRAGQVVDLSEELTWLTLGVLGRTLLDTDLGRFPTIGADFAAVQDQAMFELETLSAVPPVLPLPRQLRFRRSRQRLEEIVDRLVAERGTADDGRADVLSRLITSAGREADPRIGRIRLRDELVTLLLAGHETTASTLSWTLYLLDKHPEVRERLRAEVVSVLGDRLPTMDDLGQLRYTTMVLEEAMRLYPPVWLLPRKALADDEVGGYHVPAGADLLICTYTLHRHPRFWDDPERFDPERFDPSRSAGRPRYAYIPFGAGPRFCVGNHLGLMEATFATALLVRDLRLTRPANHPVVPEPMLSLRVRGGLPMHVGTPD; encoded by the coding sequence ATGGGGTCGCGGCGGACCCCGCCCGGTCCGCCGCGCTCCGCGGCGCTGCGCATGCTGATGGTGATGGCCCGGGATCGGCTGGGCATGATGACCTCGGCGGCCCAGGAGTACGGCGACGCGGCCCGCCTGCCGGTCGGTCCGAAGAGTCTGTACTTCTTCAACCACCCCGACCACGCCAAGCACGTACTGGCGGACAACGCGGCCAACTACCACAAGGGCATCGGGTTGGTGCATGCCCGGCGGGCGCTCGGCGACGGGCTGCTCACCAGCGAGGGCGAGTTGTGGCGCAAGCAGCGCAAGGTGATCCAGCCGGCGTTCCAGAGCCGGCGGATCGCCGACCAGGCCGGTGCGGTGGCGGAGGAGGCCGCCGCGCTGGTCGAGCGGCTGCGCCGCCGCGCCGGGCAGGTCGTGGACCTGTCGGAGGAGTTGACCTGGCTGACCCTGGGAGTGCTGGGCCGTACTCTGCTCGACACCGACCTGGGCCGGTTCCCCACCATCGGCGCCGACTTCGCCGCCGTGCAGGACCAGGCCATGTTCGAGCTGGAGACCCTGAGCGCGGTGCCGCCGGTGCTGCCGCTGCCTCGGCAGCTGCGGTTTCGGCGGTCCCGGCAGCGGCTGGAGGAGATCGTCGACAGGCTGGTGGCCGAGCGGGGCACCGCCGACGACGGCCGGGCGGATGTGCTGTCCCGGCTGATCACCTCCGCCGGACGGGAGGCCGATCCCCGGATCGGCCGCATCCGGCTTCGCGACGAGCTGGTCACCCTGCTGCTAGCCGGCCACGAGACCACCGCGAGCACCCTGAGCTGGACCTTGTACCTGCTCGACAAGCACCCCGAGGTGCGTGAACGGTTACGTGCCGAGGTGGTGTCCGTGCTCGGGGACCGGTTGCCCACCATGGACGACCTGGGTCAGCTGCGCTACACCACGATGGTGCTGGAGGAGGCCATGCGCCTCTATCCACCGGTGTGGCTGCTGCCACGCAAGGCCCTGGCCGACGACGAGGTGGGCGGCTACCACGTTCCGGCCGGGGCGGACCTGCTCATCTGCACGTACACCCTGCACCGGCACCCGCGGTTCTGGGACGATCCGGAGCGCTTCGATCCGGAGCGGTTCGACCCCTCCCGGTCGGCCGGCCGACCAAGGTACGCGTACATCCCGTTCGGGGCGGGGCCCCGGTTCTGTGTGGGTAACCACCTGGGTCTGATGGAGGCCACCTTCGCCACCGCCCTGCTGGTGCGGGATCTGCGTCTGACCCGTCCGGCTAATCACCCTGTGGTGCCCGAGCCGATGCTGTCGCTGCGGGTACGCGGCGGCCTGCCCATGCATGTGGGAACGCCTGACTGA
- a CDS encoding acyl-CoA thioesterase produces the protein MERWFEYRHTVGFEETNIVGNVYYVNYLRWQGRCREMFLKERAPAVLADLQSDLKLFTLRVDCEFFAEITAFDELAIRMHLRELAQTQIEFGFDYVRLDADGGEFLVARGAQRVACMRGPNTRTVPTRVPEALEAALKPYATGVRA, from the coding sequence GTGGAGCGCTGGTTCGAGTACCGGCACACGGTCGGGTTCGAAGAGACGAACATCGTGGGCAACGTCTACTACGTCAACTACCTGCGGTGGCAGGGGCGGTGCCGGGAGATGTTCCTCAAGGAGCGGGCCCCGGCGGTCCTGGCCGACCTCCAGTCGGACCTGAAGCTGTTCACCCTGCGGGTGGACTGCGAGTTCTTCGCCGAGATCACCGCCTTCGACGAACTGGCCATCCGGATGCACCTGCGTGAGCTGGCGCAGACCCAGATCGAGTTCGGCTTCGACTACGTCCGGCTGGACGCCGACGGCGGGGAGTTCCTCGTCGCCCGCGGCGCGCAGCGAGTGGCGTGCATGCGGGGCCCCAACACCCGCACCGTCCCCACCCGGGTGCCGGAGGCGTTGGAGGCCGCGCTCAAGCCGTACGCCACGGGCGTACGGGCCTGA